The Victivallis sp. Marseille-Q1083 genome has a window encoding:
- a CDS encoding type II secretion system F family protein — protein MGLYKYLAASKGEAPHEILVEADNSSEALGKLRSRRIVPIKFCGEASMNGNGGFSWRRSKVNTYEFTRQLAPLLESFIPLEKALGIIAESATVPEQKAFVTSLRQGLHEGKKFSELVRSHGSLFPGYYANLIESGEETGCLPEVVNQLYKFMGETKELKDFIVSSSIYPAAILAVTITVTILLFTIFVPRFAKIFIDMNRPMPGSMEFLLGVSAFAFWAWWLIPLALILIWLGLKRALGEEALRFQIHQLLLRVPLLCRIIIDLEMCKYIRTLAILIANHVEIIRTVKISGRIIRNPVIRTGFEDIGRKLKGGEKLSAALSGNRFVPAEMVPMLRVGEESGTVGEMLGRIASHLENDTRLKIKHLLSLFEPAVIVFLALMVLVVVVSIFVAMMEINSINQGGSQL, from the coding sequence ATGGGCTTGTACAAATATCTGGCCGCCAGCAAAGGCGAGGCGCCGCATGAGATCCTGGTCGAAGCGGACAACAGTTCGGAAGCGCTGGGAAAATTGCGCAGCCGCCGGATTGTGCCGATCAAGTTCTGCGGCGAAGCGAGCATGAACGGCAACGGCGGTTTTTCCTGGCGGCGGAGCAAGGTGAATACTTACGAATTCACCCGCCAGTTGGCTCCGTTGCTGGAGTCGTTCATCCCTTTGGAAAAAGCACTGGGAATCATTGCCGAGAGCGCCACGGTTCCGGAACAGAAAGCTTTCGTCACCTCGTTGCGGCAGGGGTTGCACGAGGGGAAAAAATTTTCCGAACTGGTTCGTTCGCATGGTTCTCTGTTTCCGGGGTATTACGCCAACCTGATCGAGAGCGGCGAAGAAACCGGCTGTTTGCCGGAGGTGGTCAACCAGCTTTATAAGTTCATGGGCGAGACCAAGGAGTTGAAGGACTTCATCGTCTCCAGCTCGATTTATCCGGCGGCGATCCTGGCGGTGACGATCACGGTGACAATTCTGCTGTTTACAATTTTCGTACCTCGTTTTGCCAAGATTTTTATCGATATGAACCGGCCGATGCCCGGCAGCATGGAATTTCTGCTCGGCGTCAGTGCGTTTGCCTTCTGGGCCTGGTGGTTGATTCCGCTGGCGCTGATTTTGATTTGGCTGGGTTTGAAACGAGCTCTCGGCGAGGAGGCTTTGCGGTTTCAGATTCATCAGTTGCTGTTGCGGGTGCCGCTGCTTTGCCGGATCATCATCGATCTGGAAATGTGCAAATATATCCGGACGCTAGCAATTTTGATCGCCAATCACGTCGAAATCATCCGGACGGTGAAAATTTCCGGGCGGATTATCCGCAATCCGGTCATCCGGACCGGTTTCGAAGACATCGGCAGGAAATTGAAAGGCGGAGAAAAATTGTCCGCCGCTTTGAGCGGCAACCGATTCGTGCCGGCGGAAATGGTGCCGATGCTTCGGGTGGGCGAGGAGTCCGGAACCGTCGGGGAAATGCTGGGGCGGATCGCCAGCCATCTGGAGAATGACACCCGCTTGAAAATCAAGCATTTGCTCAGTTTGTTCGAGCCGGCGGTCATCGTCTTTCTGGCGTTGATGGTCTTGGTCGTCGTCGTATCGATTTTTGTCGCGATGATGGAAATCAATTCAATAAATCAGGGAGGATCACAATTATGA
- the gspG gene encoding type II secretion system major pseudopilin GspG, translated as MKKRRLTGRNFTLIEVVVVIIILVTLASIATPLYLNNLKKANVGAAKTQLKLLADALTNYRLDVGEYPDTSAGLQALIENVDQKEKWEGPYLQPNVPKDPWGNEYIYIYPGEHRDYDLYSYGADGQPGGTGENADITNWE; from the coding sequence ATGAAAAAACGCAGGTTGACAGGACGGAATTTTACTTTGATCGAGGTGGTGGTGGTCATCATCATCCTGGTAACGCTGGCTTCCATCGCCACGCCGCTGTATTTGAATAATTTGAAAAAAGCCAATGTCGGTGCCGCCAAAACCCAGCTCAAACTGCTGGCCGATGCGTTGACCAATTACCGGCTTGACGTCGGCGAGTATCCGGATACTTCGGCCGGGTTGCAGGCGCTGATCGAAAATGTCGACCAGAAGGAAAAATGGGAAGGGCCGTATTTGCAGCCGAATGTGCCGAAAGATCCGTGGGGCAACGAATACATTTATATTTATCCCGGAGAACACCGCGATTACGATTTGTATAGTTACGGCGCTGACGGCCAGCCGGGCGGTACCGGCGAAAATGCCGATATCACCAACTGGGAATGA
- a CDS encoding type II secretion system protein J, protein MKTHWRFTLLEVVIALAILTVSLTGLLQVLISSQERLAKSIDQWRQMHMLMQAAEYYLLQSEDPDDISTDFFPYKDYKINCYYEEAENLPEDYDNQLGQLPLRSCIIELVRRKDGALIDKLIIDRISYESATATTQ, encoded by the coding sequence ATGAAAACTCATTGGCGCTTTACCTTGCTGGAAGTAGTGATTGCGTTGGCGATTCTGACCGTTTCGCTGACCGGGCTGCTGCAGGTGCTGATCTCCTCCCAGGAGCGTCTGGCCAAAAGCATCGATCAATGGCGCCAAATGCATATGCTGATGCAGGCGGCGGAATATTACCTGCTTCAGAGTGAAGACCCGGACGATATTTCCACCGATTTTTTCCCGTACAAGGACTATAAGATCAACTGCTATTACGAGGAGGCGGAAAATCTGCCGGAGGATTACGACAATCAACTCGGCCAGTTGCCGCTGCGCAGTTGCATCATCGAGCTGGTGCGCCGGAAAGACGGCGCGTTGATCGATAAATTAATCATCGACAGGATCAGTTATGAGTCGGCGACAGCGACAACCCAGTAG
- a CDS encoding type II secretion system protein J, with amino-acid sequence MSRRQRQPSRRAFTLVEMVVAMAILLLVALIIGTASSTIYNGWNRSERITRQLMDYQAIDQVMDLNVRNMIPFRWQDDSLENRFVFAGENDSLHFTTLRRCYDGDDGALLFVRLKLEDDALVAEYSPYPRLPWLEDGEQKYSREVLTGQVKSVAFLYAEQGSGDEIEWLDAWEEEDHEAIPMAIQLTVEWQDGRKECWLRRTAGSSTHSVFGYRQTAQTITGAGN; translated from the coding sequence ATGAGTCGGCGACAGCGACAACCCAGTAGGCGCGCCTTTACGCTGGTGGAGATGGTGGTGGCGATGGCGATTCTGCTGCTCGTAGCCCTGATCATCGGTACCGCTTCTTCGACGATTTACAACGGTTGGAATCGTTCGGAGCGCATCACCCGTCAGTTGATGGATTATCAGGCGATCGACCAGGTGATGGATCTGAATGTTCGCAATATGATTCCGTTTCGCTGGCAGGATGACAGCCTGGAGAATCGTTTCGTCTTTGCCGGAGAAAATGACTCGCTGCACTTTACGACGCTGCGGCGTTGTTATGACGGCGATGACGGGGCTTTGCTGTTTGTCCGCCTGAAGTTGGAGGATGACGCCCTGGTGGCGGAATATTCGCCTTATCCGCGCCTGCCGTGGCTGGAGGACGGCGAGCAGAAATACAGTCGCGAAGTGCTGACCGGGCAGGTGAAATCAGTCGCGTTTCTTTACGCCGAACAGGGATCCGGCGATGAGATCGAGTGGCTTGATGCATGGGAGGAGGAGGATCATGAAGCGATCCCGATGGCCATTCAACTGACCGTCGAGTGGCAGGATGGTCGGAAAGAGTGTTGGCTCCGTCGCACCGCCGGCAGCAGCACGCACAGCGTTTTCGGCTATCGCCAGACGGCGCAGACGATTACCGGAGCCGGCAATTGA
- a CDS encoding RNA methyltransferase: MKPSRKQLALIRALYTRHGRKKSGRCICEGIRCCSEIYQSRPELVEFSVATAAAAARITIPGELFLVSETDFAALAATVNAQGVLAVVRPPAPPLPTDRPADPFILALDQVGDPGNFGTIVRTAKAAGLTEIWYTAGAVDPYNDKVIRSALAAQFLLKLRQFSDLPALCAQAAQFGFPTVYLTDPHRGENCFQQSALYCRSVVVIGSEGNGVTPLPGGIPVTIPMPGKFESLNAAQAATIFIFEYVRRQFQ; this comes from the coding sequence ATGAAGCCGTCCCGCAAACAACTCGCGCTGATTCGGGCGCTTTATACCAGACACGGCCGGAAAAAATCCGGCCGTTGCATTTGCGAGGGGATTCGCTGCTGCAGCGAAATCTACCAATCCCGCCCCGAGCTGGTGGAGTTTTCGGTGGCGACGGCCGCGGCGGCCGCCAGAATCACCATTCCCGGCGAGCTTTTTCTGGTCAGTGAAACCGACTTTGCGGCATTGGCCGCGACGGTCAACGCCCAGGGCGTGCTTGCCGTCGTCCGTCCCCCTGCCCCGCCGCTCCCGACCGACCGGCCGGCCGATCCCTTCATTCTGGCGTTGGACCAGGTTGGCGATCCCGGCAATTTCGGCACCATCGTCCGCACGGCCAAAGCCGCCGGGCTGACGGAAATATGGTATACCGCCGGTGCGGTCGACCCTTACAACGACAAGGTGATCCGTTCCGCCCTCGCCGCGCAATTTTTACTGAAATTGCGACAATTTTCCGACCTGCCGGCTTTGTGCGCCCAGGCGGCGCAGTTTGGGTTCCCGACCGTCTATCTGACCGATCCGCATCGGGGCGAAAATTGCTTTCAGCAGAGCGCTCTCTATTGCCGCAGCGTCGTAGTCATCGGCAGCGAAGGCAATGGTGTGACACCGTTGCCCGGCGGGATTCCGGTCACCATACCCATGCCGGGAAAATTCGAATCACTCAATGCGGCGCAGGCGGCGACAATCTTCATCTTCGAATACGTCAGGCGTCAATTTCAATGA
- a CDS encoding IMP cyclohydrolase yields MGSTELNRNSYLSRNVGDFQPTIRIGDREYVKVDDLRYGTNPHQPAAYYKPAGGDCVIGDMKVLKDGKSGLSQTNLEDISYALNIVKFFGRPACAVMKHVNPSGAAVACDEESLCNVYLKARDADARAAFGSVIAFNTEVDADTARAIMSTFVECVVAPAYADGVLDIFRDQETYKLNRHVRILQCGDLTRLPKFVGEAASVNNTLKVLADGSLVVAAPLLTALRSVADLKPAAADSSKLGHQEAVCRATSRQLQDLLFAWYVNLSVRSNGVVIAKNGQTLSVGTGEQDRVGAIEQAIAKYRQKYQGENTLAGAVMASDGFFPFADGVETAAASGITAILAPSGSLKDADVIKRANELGVALYHAPERIFSHH; encoded by the coding sequence ATGGGATCGACAGAACTCAACCGCAACAGTTATTTGTCCAGGAATGTCGGCGACTTTCAACCGACCATCAGAATCGGTGACCGGGAATACGTCAAAGTCGACGATCTGCGCTACGGCACCAATCCGCACCAGCCGGCCGCCTATTACAAACCGGCCGGCGGCGATTGCGTCATCGGCGACATGAAGGTGCTCAAGGACGGCAAAAGCGGCCTGTCGCAAACCAATCTCGAGGATATTTCCTACGCGCTCAACATCGTCAAATTTTTCGGCCGCCCGGCTTGCGCCGTGATGAAACACGTCAATCCCAGCGGCGCAGCGGTGGCCTGCGACGAGGAAAGTTTGTGCAATGTATATTTGAAAGCCCGGGACGCCGATGCGCGGGCGGCGTTCGGCAGCGTCATCGCCTTCAACACCGAGGTCGACGCCGATACCGCCCGGGCCATCATGAGCACATTTGTCGAGTGTGTGGTGGCGCCGGCCTATGCCGACGGGGTGCTGGATATCTTCCGCGACCAGGAAACTTACAAACTGAACCGCCATGTCCGCATTCTGCAATGCGGCGACTTGACCAGGCTGCCGAAGTTCGTCGGCGAAGCCGCTTCGGTCAACAATACGTTGAAAGTATTGGCCGACGGTTCGCTGGTCGTCGCCGCGCCGTTGCTCACCGCGCTGCGCAGCGTCGCCGATCTCAAACCGGCCGCCGCCGACAGCAGCAAACTCGGACACCAGGAGGCGGTCTGCCGGGCGACGTCCCGGCAACTGCAGGATCTATTGTTTGCCTGGTACGTCAATTTGAGCGTCCGATCCAACGGAGTCGTTATCGCCAAGAACGGTCAGACGCTGTCGGTCGGCACCGGCGAACAGGACCGGGTCGGCGCCATTGAACAGGCGATTGCCAAATACCGGCAGAAATACCAGGGCGAGAACACGCTCGCCGGCGCCGTGATGGCCAGCGACGGTTTCTTCCCGTTCGCCGATGGAGTCGAAACGGCGGCGGCATCCGGAATTACCGCCATTCTGGCGCCGTCCGGCTCGTTGAAAGATGCCGACGTCATCAAGCGGGCCAACGAGCTGGGCGTGGCGCTTTACCACGCGCCGGAACGGATTTTTTCCCACCACTAA
- the tmk gene encoding dTMP kinase yields the protein MSRGSFITFEGPEGAGKTLQIQLLQQSLMKRNIDCLVTREPGGTPLAEEMRRILKFHQGEEPVFDTTELLLFSASRSQHVRFRIEPALAAGRVVLCDRFTDSTLAYQGYGRGLDLQWLRCLNDFATGGLRPDLTLLLDIAPEVSLERTGHRAAAEAGRDRIENAGQAFHRRVRDGFLALAAAEPGRIRRVDGARPVESVRQEIEELVHAIV from the coding sequence ATGTCGCGAGGATCGTTTATTACCTTCGAAGGACCGGAGGGCGCGGGAAAAACGTTGCAAATTCAACTGTTGCAGCAAAGCTTGATGAAACGGAACATCGATTGTCTGGTTACCCGGGAGCCGGGCGGGACTCCGCTGGCGGAAGAGATGCGCCGCATCCTGAAGTTCCACCAGGGGGAGGAGCCGGTGTTCGACACGACGGAATTGTTGTTATTTTCGGCCAGCCGTTCGCAGCATGTGCGGTTTCGTATCGAACCGGCGCTGGCGGCGGGGCGGGTGGTGCTTTGCGATCGTTTCACCGATTCCACGCTGGCTTACCAGGGCTACGGCCGGGGGTTGGATTTGCAATGGTTGAGATGTTTGAATGACTTTGCCACCGGCGGATTGCGGCCTGATTTGACGCTGCTGCTGGATATTGCGCCGGAAGTGAGTCTGGAGCGGACCGGGCATCGGGCCGCGGCGGAAGCCGGCCGGGATCGGATCGAAAATGCCGGACAGGCGTTCCACCGCCGGGTGCGGGATGGATTTCTCGCCTTGGCGGCGGCGGAGCCCGGGCGGATCAGGCGAGTCGACGGCGCGCGGCCCGTTGAGTCGGTCCGGCAGGAAATCGAGGAACTGGTGCATGCAATTGTTTGA
- a CDS encoding DNA polymerase III subunit delta' → MQLFEKYLAAFPLPVECLCRARRHGRMAHGYLVHSDSALIREEFAIVLGMIAACPEQRQGRPCGSCSVCRRLQNGSYPELYQLSPVGKMRQIQVGDPKNPEPNSVRYFEEQFYMTSTAAVSTKIGIIHDADRLGQEAQNALLKTLEEPPPGALFLLATGNPSALLPTTRSRCQTIMLLENRCRFEFDGAAELFQALHELVFRMENNLAGAAGCADRLAAVAGKLESAAEAELAGLWQPRIAQAKEFDAALAKRLEKQFESAVAGRYLTRRAEFLEAIRTFYAQLSQLAAGVPIEVLANPEIFEPLLPLPSPLPEKRLAAVAGETEKLLYNLLFNVNETLALQSFCLQVAIDCKNQ, encoded by the coding sequence ATGCAATTGTTTGAGAAATATCTGGCGGCTTTTCCGCTGCCGGTCGAATGTTTGTGCCGCGCCAGGCGGCATGGCCGGATGGCGCACGGTTACCTGGTTCACAGCGATTCCGCGTTGATTCGGGAGGAGTTCGCCATCGTGCTGGGGATGATTGCCGCCTGCCCGGAACAGCGGCAGGGGCGTCCCTGCGGCAGTTGTTCGGTTTGCCGTCGGTTGCAGAACGGCAGTTATCCGGAACTGTATCAATTGTCGCCGGTCGGCAAAATGAGGCAGATTCAAGTCGGCGATCCCAAAAATCCGGAGCCGAACAGTGTCCGTTATTTTGAAGAACAGTTTTACATGACCAGCACGGCGGCGGTCAGTACCAAAATCGGCATCATCCACGATGCCGACCGGTTGGGGCAGGAAGCGCAGAATGCCCTGTTGAAAACGCTGGAAGAGCCGCCGCCCGGGGCGTTGTTCCTCCTGGCGACCGGCAATCCTTCAGCATTGCTGCCGACCACCCGGTCGCGCTGTCAGACGATCATGCTGTTGGAGAATCGCTGCCGTTTTGAGTTCGACGGCGCGGCGGAGTTGTTTCAGGCGTTGCATGAACTGGTTTTCCGGATGGAGAACAATCTGGCGGGCGCGGCCGGTTGCGCCGACCGCCTGGCGGCGGTTGCCGGCAAGTTGGAGTCGGCGGCCGAGGCGGAGCTGGCTGGTTTGTGGCAGCCGCGGATCGCCCAGGCGAAAGAGTTCGATGCGGCGTTGGCCAAACGCTTGGAGAAACAGTTCGAATCCGCGGTGGCCGGAAGGTATTTGACCCGGCGGGCTGAATTCCTGGAGGCGATCCGGACTTTTTATGCACAGCTTTCTCAATTGGCCGCTGGGGTGCCGATCGAGGTATTGGCCAATCCGGAAATTTTCGAACCGCTGTTGCCGCTGCCGTCGCCTCTGCCGGAAAAGCGGCTGGCGGCGGTGGCGGGGGAAACGGAAAAGCTGTTGTACAATTTATTGTTCAATGTCAATGAAACGCTGGCGTTGCAGAGTTTTTGTCTGCAGGTGGCGATCGATTGTAAAAATCAATGA